The region TTACAATCATCGGCTCCCTAATACCACCTTCATATACCGATCCTTTGCTGGATTTCAAAGGCAGGTTTGACCTATGGCTGGGTCCATTATCGCTCATAAAAATGACAATGGTGTTTTTTTCAATGTTTTTTTCTTTTAAATAATTCATGATGTCGCCCAGGCTTTTATCCATGCCTTCAATCATCGAAGCAAGTTTTGCTTCCTTAGCGTCCAGTCCAGCATCCAAATATTTCTGAATATAGCGGCTATCAGCCATCAGCGGATCATGAATTGCATAATGCGACATATTGAGATAAAAAGCTTGTTTGTTTTTGATGGGAGCTTCCAAAGATTTGATGGCTTCCAAGGTTAACGCTTCGGTAAGAAAACAATCTTTTCCAAAATATTCCTGCAGGTCCGGAACAGCATTCGGTGATGTTTTTCCAGGTATATTTCCATAATTATCTGTGCCCTTAAAACTTTGCGGATGGCCTATCGAATTTCCAGAAATATTTACCATAAACCCTAAATTATACGGACTAGAACCTGGTGTACCTGCCGATCCCCAATGTGCTTTTCCTACATGAATGGTAAAATATCCCGCATCTTTCAATAGTTGTGGGTAGGTAGTAGCATAAGCAGTGTGTGGTATGCCCGGCACAGGGCTTAACCCATTATAATTCCAATCCGCCTTTGCCATTTCCTCATCGCTATTATCAGTATTGTTATCTTTTACAGGTGAGGTCCAATTGGTAACACCATGATTTGCTGCATTCATACCCGAAATCATACTAACGCGTGTTGGTGTACAAACTGGTGTAGCATAAGCATTAGTAAATTTCATGCCTTCTTTAGCCAATCGTTCCATATTGGGCGTGTGGTATCGCTTATTGAGTTCGGTGGTTTTTGTCCAAAAAGGCAAAGAAGTATCTTGCCAGCCCATATCATCGACTAAAAAAACAATGATATTGGGTTGGGCTCTTTTTGCTACAGTTTTCGGAGATTGAGCGTAAACTATACCAATAAAGAATAGAAGAAAAGCGCCGAGGTAGTTTTTATTTGATCGCAAAGTTTTGATTGAATTCATACACTCTATTTATTAATATGGAATAACTTATTAAATAACTATTACACAATTTTTTTTTAATGGCTTCTTTCAGATTCTACCTCATCTTAGACAGCCTAGCCAGTTGCTAAAACTCCCTATCAACTCAGTGCCTACAGAAACTTGAAATCTTCAAGAAAAAGACCACGCACAACATACGCAAAGAGGCACTTTTTTATTAAAAGCACCTCATCAAATGCATTTCACAACTTCTGTTTTAAAGCATACAAAATCGGATTGCTGAAATTCAATTCTTTCTTCGAAATTATGGTTATTTATAACCCCTAGCTTCCAAATAATGACTTATAAATGGTTGTCAGTACTTTTAAGAAAAATAATATTTTCAAATACCAATTCTAAATCGATACATTGTAGCTATAATTTCATTATTATCAGCATTTTTATTTAGCTTATTCTTTAAAAACAAACTCTAATACCTATATCATAAGACTTCTTAAAAAATTTTATAAATTATATCCTGGATTTTGTTCCAATGCCGGATTATTCTCAATACTAGATAAAGGAATAGGGAAATAATAATGTTCTGGCTTAAATAATCGTACCAATTTTTCATTTACAAGAATTGCAGTAAAAGTATTATTAGCAACATCCCAAGTCCATTGAATATGCTTAAATTTTTCGGTAGGACTTAACTCTGTTTGTGCTATTCTCCAACGACGCAAATCCCAAAAACGATGATTTTCAAATGCCAATTCTATTTTTCGTTCATGCATAATATTCTGCATTGTAAGACTTGTTCTTGATGGCATTCCAGCACGTGTTCTAATTGCATTTAAGGCATCCAATCCCGAAGCATCCCCTAAAGCATGGGCTGCTTCTGCATAGTTCAAATAGGCCTCAGCTATTCTGTATACTACCAATGGCGCATCACCAATGTCATTAATTACCATTGGATTGTTTTCGTTGGCAGTTTTAATCACACACATACCTGAAGATTGACGGTTTTGAGTAGGTCCTCTAAGCGGAATTCCAGCCTGATTCGCATCTGCTGTATTTTTCACAGTATTATGCATGTAGGCGGAAAATCCTTGTATCTCATAAGGAGGTAGAGCTATTGAAGCACGAAAACGAGGATCTTTATCCGCAAAAAGTTGTGCTAAATTATAGTACTGTCCAGATGCTAGAGTGCTGCGTAAAGTTGCTGAATTATCAGGTAACATAATTCCGGGAATGCCATTTTTATATTCATACCACTCAAGAGTTTCCATCCAAGTTGCTTGCCACGCACCCCAGTTTACGTGTTCGGGTTTTGCTCTAGGCAATAAATAAACACCCTCGTTATTATATCTACCTCCTTCTCCGTTAAATTGTATGGTTAAGATAGACTCCTTATCATTAGCACTTCCTATATCATTAAATATTTTCCTATACTCAACTACAGTTTGACCAGGCCTTAAGGCAAAATTTCCTGTTCCAAAAGGAGCTGGCAGTATTTTTCTTGAAGCTTCTAAAGATAATTTATAATAGTTTTGGGCTTCAGAAGGATTAATTCCAACTAGCCCGTTAATATCCTTTAATGGTAGTAGGTTATTATTACTTGAGATACTACCAGCATATAACATTGCTCTACTCATAAGCATCCAAACCGCTGGTTCTGTAATTCTACCAATAGTAGTTGTTTTATTAGCCAATAATACTGCTGCCTTGTTCAGATCACTAGCAATAAAATCATAAGTTTCTTTCTCACTACTTCTAGGAATTCTAAGATCTTCTGCTGGTAAAGATGTTTCTTGAGGATAATCTACGATGGGAACACCACCATATCTAATCACTTTTCTGAAATACGCATGTGCTCTTAAAAAATACGCTTCTCCTAATCTTTGCTCTCTAAAGTTGGTACTCAATCTTGAATCTTCAATTGATAACTCTTTAATTGCCACATTTAAAGCTCTGATAAAAGACCAAGACTCTGTTCCAAAATAAGGCAATGCTACACCAGTACTAATACCGGATAAGTTACCCGTTGTATACCCATATGCCCCTCCTTGATCTCTACCAAAAGCCTCTCCTCCTAATGGTTGTGTACCATATCGTCTTACATGCGGATCTCCAGAATTGTCATTGGCTTCAATTAAATCAGATCGATCATACATATTTGCCATATATGCATCTACAAGAGACTCATCATCCCAAACTAAATCATTACCAATAACATCTAATCGTGTAGAGTCCAGTGGATTTTCACAGGCATATATAATAGCTACTACTACTAATAGTAAAATATTTCTAATTGTTTTCATATTGAATATTTTATTTTTTTTTTATAGACTTAAATTAATCCCAAGTGTGTAAACTTTCTGAATCGGATAAGAACCAACTCCTCCAACTTCAGGATCGACTGGAAATATTCCCAAATTATCAAGGGTAAATAAATTTGTTCCACTAAGATAAATTCTCAACTTATCAATTCCAGCAGTTTTAAGAGTTTCGGATGGCAACGAATAAGCTATTACTAAATTCTTAAGACGAACATATTTAGAATTAATAAAATATTTGTCTAAAGTGGCATTATTATACCTTCCATCTAAATCAGCTGGAAATTGTGCATTTGCTTCATTTTCTTCGGACCAAACTCTACCATACAAATAGCTATAAGGTGTTCTTGGTCCAGAAGCATGTAATAAAAGTCCTCTTTCTGTGGTACTCATACTTTGATAAAAATTGGCCGCTCCTTGCCAGAACATTGTAAAATCCCAATTTTTATATTCCAATTGTGTATTGAAACCAAATAGTATTTCCGGAACATTACCTTTTCCGATAAGGACTTGATCTCTAAGATCAATTACACCATCACCATTATAGTCTTTTACCCTAATGTCCCCTGGCCTAATATTTAAAGGATTTTCACCATAATCAATATATGCATCTGAATTATTTGTTTTATTTTCAATAAGGACATCTAACTCTTTTTGGTTCCAGAATCCGTCAAATTGATAACCAAATGTACGATTAACCCAATTTCCTGAAAGCCTCTGTATTCTTTCTAAATCCGCATCTTCCTGAACTAAAGTTTCTATTGTAGTTTTATACTTCTCACGAGCCCAAGAACCATTAGCTGAAATACTATATTTGAAATCTCCTTGATTATCCCTGTATGTTAATGCAGCTTCAAATCCACGATTATCCCTTGACTCCAAGTTTTCTAGTGGTAATTCTGCACCTGCTGTTTCCGGTATAGTTATACCCTGTGTGTCTCTTGTAAGAATACCAGATCGCAATCTGTAAAATGCATCAACCTCTAAAGTTAAACTATTATTTAAAAAACCAGCATCTATTCCTACATTGTATAATTCTGTATTTTGCCATGTAATTGAAGGATTTGGTACACCTAATGTTGCTATACCTGTCTGAAATTTATTATTAAAAACATAACCCCCATTGACATTTAAGACCTGAAATCCTTCAATATAATCGTAGGTATTTGCAC is a window of Flavobacterium acetivorans DNA encoding:
- a CDS encoding sulfatase; translation: MNSIKTLRSNKNYLGAFLLFFIGIVYAQSPKTVAKRAQPNIIVFLVDDMGWQDTSLPFWTKTTELNKRYHTPNMERLAKEGMKFTNAYATPVCTPTRVSMISGMNAANHGVTNWTSPVKDNNTDNSDEEMAKADWNYNGLSPVPGIPHTAYATTYPQLLKDAGYFTIHVGKAHWGSAGTPGSSPYNLGFMVNISGNSIGHPQSFKGTDNYGNIPGKTSPNAVPDLQEYFGKDCFLTEALTLEAIKSLEAPIKNKQAFYLNMSHYAIHDPLMADSRYIQKYLDAGLDAKEAKLASMIEGMDKSLGDIMNYLKEKNIEKNTIVIFMSDNGPSHRSNLPLKSSKGSVYEGGIREPMIVKWPAVVKPSTVAQQYVIIEDFFPTILEMAGLKNYRTAQQLDGESFLPILKNANYSNNERILVWHNPNKWTSSAAPGINYFSAIRQGNWKLVYSMRTGKKELYDLNDDIGEKNNLSDRYPGKVEQLSSLLSNELRKCKAPMPTFKNSGKVVPMPDEVEF
- a CDS encoding RagB/SusD family nutrient uptake outer membrane protein encodes the protein MKTIRNILLLVVVAIIYACENPLDSTRLDVIGNDLVWDDESLVDAYMANMYDRSDLIEANDNSGDPHVRRYGTQPLGGEAFGRDQGGAYGYTTGNLSGISTGVALPYFGTESWSFIRALNVAIKELSIEDSRLSTNFREQRLGEAYFLRAHAYFRKVIRYGGVPIVDYPQETSLPAEDLRIPRSSEKETYDFIASDLNKAAVLLANKTTTIGRITEPAVWMLMSRAMLYAGSISSNNNLLPLKDINGLVGINPSEAQNYYKLSLEASRKILPAPFGTGNFALRPGQTVVEYRKIFNDIGSANDKESILTIQFNGEGGRYNNEGVYLLPRAKPEHVNWGAWQATWMETLEWYEYKNGIPGIMLPDNSATLRSTLASGQYYNLAQLFADKDPRFRASIALPPYEIQGFSAYMHNTVKNTADANQAGIPLRGPTQNRQSSGMCVIKTANENNPMVINDIGDAPLVVYRIAEAYLNYAEAAHALGDASGLDALNAIRTRAGMPSRTSLTMQNIMHERKIELAFENHRFWDLRRWRIAQTELSPTEKFKHIQWTWDVANNTFTAILVNEKLVRLFKPEHYYFPIPLSSIENNPALEQNPGYNL